Proteins found in one Planococcus citri chromosome 2, ihPlaCitr1.1, whole genome shotgun sequence genomic segment:
- the LOC135835013 gene encoding uncharacterized protein LOC135835013: protein MDYRYQRYLRCMEVMPEPVGTSSPIYGRGIINSMINNLPFEMHMPGYNYLGPGTKLEKRLNAGSQPTNKLDELAMNHDIAYSKSKNLDDRHAADYDLQEGAWKRVLADDAGLGEKAVAWLTTNAMKAKRALGAGLLTKYPVSLEPAEQEKLAAAVQAQKGVSLKVSTIRTKESVMSESYLPLTKSQIANLKKGGSGKKTIRLSAAQVEKVKSGGYLKTMLQYGPAAIGAVSALVDLFKSKEKDGKGVYINKKPRGSGVYINKKPKSGEGVYINKKPKGSGVYINKKPKSGEGVYINKKPKGNGLLDELLKKKKLLH from the coding sequence atggattATCGTTATCAAAGATATCTAAGATGCATGGAGGTAATGCCTGAGCCCGTAGGTACTTCTAGTCCTATTTATGGCAGAGGTATTATCAATTCTATGATTAATAATTTACCATTTGAAATGCATATGCCTGGCTACAATTATTTAGGTCCTGGTACCAAGCTTGAAAAGAGATTGAATGCAGGCAGCCAACCAACAAATAAACTTGATGAATTAGCTATGAATCACGATATAGCGTATTCAAAGTCTAAAAATTTGGATGATCGTCATGCTGCTGATTATGATTTACAAGAAGGAGCTTGGAAACGTGTGTTGGCAGATGATGCAGGGTTGGGAGAAAAAGCAGTAGCATGGTTAACAACTAATGCCATGAAAGCTAAAAGAGCTTTAGGTGCTGGCTTGCTAACAAAGTACCCTGTATCTCTGGAACCAGCAGAGCAAGAAAAACTTGCAGCAGCTGTACAGGCACAGAAAGGTGTTTCCTTAAAAGTTAGTACTATACGTACCAAAGAATCTGTGATGAGTGAGTCCTACTTACCACTAACAAAAAGTCAGATTGCAAATCTTAAAAAAGGTGGCAGTGGTAAGAAAACCATTAGATTATCAGCTGCTCAGGTTGAAAAGGTCAAGTCTGGAGGTTACCTTAAAACAATGCTTCAGTATGGTCCTGCAGCCATAGGTGCTGTTTCTGCTCTTGTTGATCTTTTCAAAAGTAAGGAAAAAGATGGCAAAGGTGTTTACATCAACAAGAAACCTAGAGGTTCAGGAGTTTACAttaataaaaaaccaaaaagtggtGAAGGTGTTTACATTAATAAGAAACCTAAAGGTTCAGGTGTTTACatcaataaaaaaccaaaaagtggtGAAGGTGTTTACATTAACAAGAAACCTAAAGGTAATGGTCTTTTGGAtgaacttctaaaaaaaaaaaagctactccATTGA